The following are encoded together in the Thermomonas brevis genome:
- a CDS encoding EAL domain-containing protein → MHPASIEAAHHRRREGVLAGIAERLARTLPPGACVRVDWRQAALGEGCDVAGGEPRDADALQLAWDGPESTALRIAASHPQPWPAGIADYWPASARQLLEQAVQQELAAARIDSLQRSELLRQALYEIADLAGSNLALPVMLRRVHSIVGELMYAENFYIVVYDDIRRTMRFLYFVDQIDPWVNDPDREIPVTREDNTLTMHLLRSGETMRGPSLELRTRLGIPRSEDSGPDSADWLGVPMSRDGRVAGALVVQNYRQADVYTEDDRILLAYVAQHVLTALERREARKRLEERVAERTTELRRANDELQSEIFERKRMQEIQRALFRIAELSMTSESLERFYAEVHDIVSELLYARNFYIAMLSEDGGMLEFPYSVDERDPNRKARRLAAGLTEYVLQTGKPLLADRERIAALEAEGKVRSHGAQAKCWLGVPLLRGDRAIGVIAMQSYSDDVLFGVSDQELLTFVALHVGSSLARKQAQDRLVLAHANLEQRVGERTRELAEANAELVEQIGERMRAERKLIHQAMHDALTGLPNRLQLLERLGRAIAAAGDEPQACFAVLFMDLDRFKLVNDSVGHAVGDELLVEAGRRIVGSVRGDDVVARLGGDEFAILAEGLDGPEMAEELGRRVLSALSAPVWVAGRELFPSASIGIALWHPRYRSGEEMLRDADAAMYRAKGDGRDRCAMFDEQMHREATRSLDMESDMRRAIQAEHFMPYYQPIVRIDTGEAVGHEALLRWRHEQRGLLAPGEFLDVGEDSGLIEQIDWQLYARVVEDIARHHALPGYVAINVSPRHFRAPDFAARLLALVEAAGVAPQRLRVEITEVALLDDAPRTLESLALLRRHGVLAQLDDFGTGFSALSYLHRFPIASLKIDRSFVAGLESEAANESVAVIRAIVALASSLGIELIAEGVETRHQRDRLIELGCTHAQGFLFSPPVPLPGG, encoded by the coding sequence ATGCACCCAGCTTCCATCGAGGCGGCCCATCACCGGCGGCGCGAGGGAGTGCTTGCGGGCATCGCGGAGCGGCTGGCGCGCACGTTGCCGCCCGGCGCCTGCGTGCGGGTCGACTGGCGGCAGGCGGCGCTGGGGGAGGGCTGCGACGTCGCCGGCGGCGAACCGCGCGACGCCGATGCGCTGCAGCTGGCGTGGGACGGGCCGGAAAGCACTGCGCTGCGCATCGCGGCCAGCCATCCGCAGCCGTGGCCGGCCGGCATCGCCGACTACTGGCCGGCCAGCGCGCGCCAGCTGCTGGAACAGGCCGTGCAGCAGGAGCTGGCGGCGGCGCGGATCGACTCCCTGCAGCGTTCCGAACTGCTGCGGCAGGCGCTCTACGAGATCGCCGACCTGGCCGGCAGCAACCTGGCGCTGCCGGTGATGCTGCGGCGGGTGCATTCGATCGTCGGCGAGCTGATGTACGCCGAGAACTTCTACATCGTGGTGTACGACGACATCCGGCGCACGATGCGGTTCCTCTATTTCGTCGACCAGATCGATCCGTGGGTCAACGATCCGGACCGGGAAATCCCGGTGACCCGGGAAGACAACACCCTGACCATGCACCTGCTGCGCAGCGGCGAGACCATGCGCGGCCCGTCGCTGGAGCTGCGCACCCGGCTCGGCATCCCGCGCAGCGAAGACAGCGGGCCGGACAGCGCCGACTGGCTGGGCGTGCCGATGAGCCGCGACGGCCGCGTGGCCGGCGCGCTGGTGGTGCAGAACTACCGGCAGGCGGACGTCTACACCGAGGACGACCGCATCCTGCTGGCCTACGTGGCCCAGCACGTGCTGACCGCGCTGGAGCGCCGGGAAGCGCGCAAGCGGCTGGAAGAGCGGGTGGCGGAACGCACCACCGAGCTGCGGCGCGCCAACGACGAATTGCAGAGCGAGATCTTCGAGCGCAAGCGCATGCAGGAGATCCAGCGCGCGCTGTTCCGCATCGCCGAGCTGTCGATGACCAGCGAGAGCCTGGAGCGCTTCTACGCCGAGGTCCACGACATCGTCAGCGAGCTGCTGTACGCGCGCAATTTCTACATCGCCATGCTGTCCGAGGACGGCGGCATGCTGGAGTTCCCGTATTCGGTGGACGAGCGCGATCCGAACCGCAAGGCGCGGCGGCTGGCGGCGGGCCTGACCGAGTACGTGCTGCAGACCGGCAAGCCGCTGCTGGCCGATCGCGAACGGATCGCCGCGCTGGAGGCCGAGGGCAAGGTGCGCAGCCACGGCGCGCAGGCGAAATGCTGGCTCGGCGTGCCGCTGCTGCGGGGCGACCGGGCGATCGGCGTGATCGCCATGCAGAGCTATTCCGACGATGTCCTGTTCGGCGTCAGCGACCAGGAACTGCTGACCTTCGTTGCGCTCCACGTCGGCAGCAGCCTGGCGCGCAAGCAGGCGCAGGACCGGCTGGTGCTGGCGCACGCCAACCTGGAGCAGCGGGTCGGCGAACGCACCCGCGAACTCGCCGAGGCCAACGCCGAACTGGTCGAGCAGATCGGCGAGCGCATGCGCGCCGAGCGCAAGCTGATCCACCAGGCCATGCACGACGCGCTGACCGGGCTGCCCAACCGGCTGCAGCTGCTGGAGCGGCTGGGACGGGCGATCGCGGCGGCGGGGGACGAGCCGCAGGCCTGCTTCGCGGTGCTGTTCATGGACCTGGATCGCTTCAAGCTGGTCAACGACAGCGTGGGCCACGCGGTCGGCGACGAACTGCTGGTCGAGGCCGGCCGGCGCATCGTCGGCAGCGTGCGCGGCGACGACGTGGTGGCGAGGCTCGGCGGCGACGAATTCGCGATCCTCGCCGAAGGGCTGGACGGGCCGGAGATGGCCGAGGAACTGGGCCGGCGCGTGCTGTCCGCGCTGTCGGCGCCGGTCTGGGTGGCCGGACGCGAGCTGTTCCCCAGCGCCAGCATCGGCATCGCCCTCTGGCATCCGCGCTACCGCAGCGGCGAGGAAATGCTGCGCGACGCCGACGCCGCGATGTACCGCGCCAAGGGCGACGGCCGCGACCGCTGCGCGATGTTCGACGAGCAGATGCACCGCGAGGCCACCCGCAGCCTGGACATGGAATCGGACATGCGCCGCGCGATCCAGGCCGAGCATTTCATGCCCTACTACCAGCCGATCGTGCGCATCGACACCGGCGAGGCGGTGGGTCACGAGGCGCTGCTGCGCTGGCGGCACGAGCAGCGCGGCCTGCTGGCGCCGGGCGAGTTCCTGGACGTGGGCGAGGACAGCGGGTTGATCGAGCAGATCGACTGGCAGCTGTACGCGCGGGTGGTCGAGGACATCGCCCGCCATCACGCGCTGCCGGGTTACGTGGCGATCAACGTGTCGCCGCGGCATTTCCGCGCGCCGGACTTCGCCGCGCGCCTGCTGGCGCTGGTGGAGGCGGCGGGCGTGGCGCCGCAGCGGCTGCGGGTGGAGATCACCGAGGTCGCCCTGCTGGACGACGCGCCGCGCACGCTGGAAAGCCTGGCCCTGCTGCGCCGGCACGGGGTGCTGGCGCAGCTGGACGATTTCGGGACCGGCTTCTCCGCGCTGTCCTACCTGCATCGCTTCCCGATCGCCAGCCTGAAGATCGACCGCAGCTTCGTGGCCGGACTGGAAAGCGAGGCCGCCAACGAAAGCGTGGCGGTGATCCGTGCGATCGTGGCGCTGGCCAGCAGCCTGGGCATCGAGTTGATCGCCGAGGGCGTGGAAACCCGCCATCAGCGCGATCGGCTGATCGAGCTGGGTTGCACGCATGCGCAGGGTTTCCTGTTCAGCCCGCCGGTGCCGCTGCCGGGCGGCTGA
- a CDS encoding RNA polymerase sigma factor — MDMPDSSDEALMLAWVAGDAGAFERLYARHRLKLYRYLLRQLRDNALADEFFQDVWQKVIAARAGWQPDAGFATWLYTIAHHRLGDHWRALKHRPAAPADADERLARLADADTPERVLSEFERRRQLQLALDGLPEEQREVLLLRLEQELTLEEIGEVTGVGRETVKSRLRYAMDKLRARLPS, encoded by the coding sequence ATGGACATGCCGGACAGCAGCGACGAAGCCCTGATGCTGGCCTGGGTGGCCGGCGATGCCGGCGCGTTCGAGCGGCTGTACGCGCGTCACCGCCTGAAGCTGTACCGCTACCTGCTGCGCCAGCTGCGCGACAACGCGCTGGCCGACGAATTTTTCCAGGACGTGTGGCAGAAGGTGATCGCCGCGCGCGCCGGCTGGCAGCCGGATGCCGGTTTCGCCACTTGGCTCTACACCATCGCCCACCACCGCCTCGGCGACCATTGGCGCGCGCTGAAACATCGCCCTGCCGCGCCCGCCGACGCCGACGAGCGGCTGGCCCGGCTTGCCGATGCCGACACGCCCGAGCGCGTATTGTCGGAATTCGAGCGCCGCCGCCAGCTGCAGCTGGCGCTGGACGGACTGCCCGAGGAACAACGCGAGGTGCTGCTGTTGCGGCTGGAACAGGAACTGACGCTGGAAGAGATCGGCGAGGTGACGGGCGTGGGCCGGGAAACCGTGAAGTCGCGTCTGCGCTACGCGATGGACAAGCTGCGCGCGAGGCTGCCGTCGTGA
- a CDS encoding ABC transporter transmembrane domain-containing protein: MNSPAPAPAKAPIGSLRALWPFIQRHLGLFVAWLVALAGSSAATLSLPVAFRQMIDHGFSSGANIDRTFAFVLAVIVALALATAARYFFVTLLGERVVADLRSRLYAHLLDLDAGFYDRSRSGELVSRLTADAELLRSVIASSMSVALRSSVTVIGAMAMLFVTSPKLAAWALLGIPLAVAPIVIGARRIQKVSRASQDRIADANTLATEALGAVRTVQAHSREPFERGRYAQAMATAVSTARKRIGAQALVTAVAITLIFGAVIVVLWSGAHDVIAGRMSAGALGQFVMYALIGGGSVGALAEVWNELQRAAGGMGRIRELLEETPAIAAPAHPKALPVPVRGEIVFDDVTFHYPQRPDAPALEGFSLHVRPGETVALVGPSGAGKSTVFSMLLRFHDPQYGRIALDGIDIRELDPGTLREALALVPQSPAIFAASAADNIRYGRLDASDEDVRKAARSARADEFLDALPDGFASELGERGTRLSGGQQQRIAIARALLKDAPVLLLDEATSALDAHSERAVQQALENLMAGRTTLVVAHRLATVLKADRIVVMDHGRIVAEGTHAELLAQGGLYAELAKLQFLD, translated from the coding sequence ATGAACTCCCCCGCCCCGGCGCCGGCCAAGGCGCCCATCGGCTCCCTGCGTGCGCTGTGGCCCTTCATCCAGCGCCATCTGGGCCTGTTCGTCGCCTGGCTGGTCGCGCTCGCGGGTTCGTCCGCCGCCACCCTCAGCCTGCCGGTGGCGTTCCGGCAAATGATCGACCACGGCTTCAGCAGCGGCGCCAACATCGACCGCACCTTCGCCTTCGTGCTGGCGGTGATCGTGGCGCTGGCGCTGGCCACCGCCGCCCGCTACTTCTTCGTCACCCTGCTCGGCGAGCGCGTGGTCGCCGACCTGCGCAGCCGGCTGTACGCGCACCTGCTCGACCTCGACGCCGGCTTCTACGACCGCAGCCGCAGCGGCGAGCTGGTGTCGCGCCTGACCGCCGACGCCGAGCTGCTGCGCAGCGTGATCGCCTCCAGCATGTCGGTAGCCCTGCGCAGCAGCGTGACCGTGATCGGCGCGATGGCGATGCTGTTCGTCACCAGCCCCAAGCTGGCGGCGTGGGCGCTGCTGGGCATTCCGCTGGCGGTGGCGCCGATCGTGATCGGCGCGCGCCGCATCCAGAAGGTGTCGCGCGCCAGCCAGGACCGCATCGCCGACGCCAATACGCTCGCCACCGAGGCGCTGGGCGCGGTGCGCACGGTGCAGGCGCACTCGCGCGAACCCTTCGAGCGCGGGCGCTACGCGCAGGCGATGGCGACCGCCGTGTCCACCGCGCGCAAGCGCATCGGCGCGCAGGCGCTGGTGACCGCGGTCGCCATCACCCTGATCTTCGGCGCGGTGATCGTGGTGCTGTGGTCGGGCGCGCACGACGTGATCGCCGGCCGCATGAGCGCCGGCGCGCTGGGCCAGTTCGTGATGTACGCGCTGATCGGCGGCGGCTCGGTGGGCGCGCTGGCCGAGGTGTGGAACGAATTGCAGCGCGCCGCCGGCGGCATGGGCCGCATCCGCGAGCTGCTGGAGGAAACCCCGGCCATCGCCGCGCCCGCGCATCCGAAGGCGCTGCCGGTGCCGGTGCGCGGCGAGATCGTGTTCGACGACGTCACCTTCCACTACCCGCAGCGCCCGGACGCGCCGGCGCTGGAAGGCTTCAGCCTGCACGTGCGGCCGGGCGAGACGGTCGCGCTGGTGGGGCCGTCCGGCGCGGGCAAGAGCACCGTGTTCTCGATGCTGCTGCGCTTCCACGACCCGCAGTACGGGCGCATCGCGCTGGACGGCATCGACATCCGCGAACTCGACCCCGGCACGCTGCGCGAAGCGCTGGCACTGGTGCCGCAGTCGCCGGCGATCTTCGCCGCCAGCGCCGCCGACAACATCCGCTACGGCCGGCTCGACGCCAGCGACGAGGACGTGCGCAAGGCCGCGCGGTCGGCCCGCGCCGACGAGTTCCTCGACGCCCTGCCCGACGGCTTCGCCAGCGAACTGGGCGAACGCGGCACCCGCCTGTCCGGCGGCCAGCAGCAGCGCATCGCCATCGCCCGCGCGCTGCTGAAGGACGCACCGGTGCTGCTGCTGGACGAGGCCACCTCGGCGCTGGACGCGCACAGCGAGCGCGCGGTGCAGCAGGCGCTGGAAAACCTGATGGCCGGCCGCACCACGCTGGTGGTGGCGCACCGCCTCGCGACCGTGCTGAAGGCCGACCGCATCGTGGTGATGGACCACGGCCGCATCGTCGCCGAGGGCACCCACGCCGAACTGCTGGCGCAGGGCGGGCTGTACGCGGAGCTGGCGAAGCTGCAGTTCCTGGACTGA
- a CDS encoding YdbL family protein: MKHWMGMPVAAALLLSACVTINVYFPAAEAKEAAKEFVEKVINEADKVEVKQPPAGGGGMAMLERRIESDLSGFDPWVLVGIGSARAQSAPDISIKTPAIQAIQSRMESRFNGSLRAGFDSGALGFTDDGLITVRDASKVELKDRVALNSAVADDNRDRKAVYREVAVANGHPEWEEQIRGVFAKQWIASARSGWWYQSGGSWKQK, encoded by the coding sequence ATGAAGCATTGGATGGGGATGCCGGTCGCGGCGGCGCTGCTGCTGAGCGCGTGCGTGACGATTAACGTGTACTTCCCGGCGGCCGAGGCCAAGGAAGCGGCCAAGGAGTTCGTCGAGAAGGTCATCAACGAGGCCGATAAGGTCGAGGTCAAGCAGCCGCCGGCCGGCGGTGGCGGCATGGCGATGCTGGAGCGGCGCATCGAGTCGGACCTGTCCGGCTTCGACCCGTGGGTGCTGGTCGGCATCGGCAGCGCGCGCGCGCAGTCCGCGCCCGACATCAGCATCAAGACGCCGGCCATCCAGGCGATCCAGTCGCGCATGGAGTCCCGCTTCAATGGCAGCCTGCGCGCGGGCTTCGACAGCGGCGCGCTGGGCTTCACCGACGACGGCCTGATCACCGTGCGCGATGCGTCGAAGGTGGAGCTGAAGGACCGCGTGGCGCTGAACTCGGCGGTGGCCGACGACAACCGCGACCGCAAGGCGGTCTACCGCGAGGTGGCGGTGGCGAACGGTCATCCGGAATGGGAAGAGCAGATCCGCGGCGTGTTCGCCAAGCAGTGGATCGCCAGCGCGCGCTCGGGCTGGTGGTACCAGTCGGGCGGGAGCTGGAAGCAGAAATAG
- a CDS encoding response regulator, which yields MNHSPADIPRLLLVEDDPTSAAFLAAAAAALPALPVTATSLADAERVCLDQAFDLFLFDANLPDGRGEDLLRTLRERGIGTAALAHTADLDADMHARLLAAGFAEVLRKPLGMHAFHAALRRHLPDAAARPWDDAAALAALGGQHAHVQALRKLFLAELPQQRDRIVHAATHADISALRAELHKLSAGCGFVGAARLGIAVQALQAALTDRTALYALERAVDEILAARPAAPP from the coding sequence ATGAACCATTCCCCCGCCGACATCCCCCGCCTGCTGCTGGTCGAGGACGACCCGACCAGCGCCGCGTTCCTTGCCGCCGCCGCGGCCGCCCTGCCGGCGCTGCCGGTGACGGCGACCAGCCTCGCCGACGCGGAGCGCGTCTGTCTCGACCAAGCGTTCGACCTGTTCCTGTTCGACGCCAACCTGCCCGACGGGCGCGGCGAGGACCTGCTGCGCACGCTGCGCGAACGCGGCATCGGCACCGCCGCGCTGGCGCATACCGCCGACCTCGACGCCGATATGCACGCGCGGCTGCTGGCGGCCGGCTTCGCCGAGGTGCTGCGCAAACCGCTGGGGATGCACGCCTTCCACGCGGCGCTGCGCCGGCACCTGCCCGATGCCGCAGCCCGCCCGTGGGACGATGCCGCCGCCCTGGCCGCGCTGGGCGGCCAGCACGCGCACGTGCAGGCGCTGCGCAAGCTGTTCCTGGCCGAGCTTCCGCAACAGCGCGACCGGATCGTCCACGCCGCGACCCACGCCGACATTTCCGCGCTGCGGGCGGAGCTGCACAAGCTGTCGGCCGGTTGCGGCTTCGTCGGCGCGGCGCGCCTCGGCATCGCGGTGCAGGCGCTGCAAGCGGCGCTCACCGATCGGACGGCCCTGTATGCGCTGGAACGCGCCGTCGACGAGATACTGGCAGCAAGGCCAGCTGCGCCGCCGTAA
- the pgi gene encoding glucose-6-phosphate isomerase, whose protein sequence is MGGQLEGLDAQAQRLSGTPLPALIADDPARARDFALRSGPLYANFARQRYDRAALDALFDVAERADLAGAMRRLLDGAIVNPTEGRAALHSALRGDTSEATVARDARAQALDAQARMRGLIETLEAGDVTDIVSVGIGGSDLGPRLVADALALPGARFKVHFISNVDGNAARRALAGLDPKRTAAIVISKTFGTQETLLNGGIVRDWLGDDSRLYAVSTNAQRVADFGIPPERTLPMWDWVGGRYSLWSAVGFPIALAIGMDRFLQLLDGASRMDAHAAEAPLRDNLAVWHALTAVWNRNALHAATQAVLPYDERLRLLPNYLQQLVMESLGKSATLAGGKVGLDTVPVWWGGAGTDTQHSFFQALHQGTQTVPADFIGVRQADHAHERNHAALLANLLAQTEALANGQDSDDPHRRYPGNRPSTLLLLDALTPESLGMLIALYEHSVYLQSVLWGINAFDQFGVELGKQVANSLLPALYGESEADDPVTRALLAELR, encoded by the coding sequence GTGGGCGGGCAGCTGGAGGGTCTGGATGCGCAAGCGCAACGACTGTCCGGCACGCCGCTGCCGGCGCTGATCGCGGACGATCCCGCGCGGGCGCGCGACTTCGCCCTGCGCAGCGGCCCGCTGTACGCCAACTTCGCGCGCCAGCGCTACGACCGCGCGGCGTTGGACGCCCTGTTCGACGTCGCCGAACGCGCCGACCTCGCCGGCGCGATGCGCCGCCTGCTGGACGGCGCCATCGTCAATCCCACCGAAGGCCGCGCCGCGCTGCACAGCGCCCTGCGCGGCGACACCTCCGAAGCCACCGTCGCCCGCGACGCGCGCGCGCAGGCGCTGGACGCGCAGGCGCGGATGCGCGGGCTGATCGAAACGCTGGAAGCCGGCGACGTCACCGACATCGTCAGCGTCGGCATCGGCGGCTCCGACCTCGGCCCGCGCCTGGTCGCGGACGCGCTGGCGCTGCCGGGCGCACGCTTCAAGGTGCACTTCATCTCCAACGTCGACGGCAACGCCGCGCGCCGCGCGCTGGCCGGACTGGACCCGAAGCGCACCGCCGCCATCGTCATCTCCAAGACCTTCGGCACCCAGGAAACCCTGCTCAATGGGGGCATCGTCCGCGACTGGCTGGGCGACGACAGCCGCCTGTACGCGGTCAGCACCAACGCGCAGCGCGTGGCCGACTTCGGCATCCCGCCGGAGCGCACTCTGCCGATGTGGGATTGGGTGGGCGGGCGCTATTCGCTGTGGTCGGCGGTGGGCTTCCCGATCGCGCTGGCGATCGGCATGGACCGCTTCCTGCAACTGCTGGACGGCGCCAGCCGGATGGACGCGCACGCCGCCGAAGCGCCGCTGCGCGACAACCTCGCCGTATGGCACGCGCTGACTGCGGTGTGGAACCGCAACGCGCTGCACGCCGCCACGCAGGCGGTGCTGCCCTACGACGAACGCCTGCGTCTGCTGCCGAACTACCTCCAGCAGTTGGTGATGGAAAGCCTCGGCAAGTCGGCGACGCTGGCGGGCGGCAAAGTCGGCCTCGACACCGTGCCGGTGTGGTGGGGCGGCGCCGGCACCGACACCCAGCACAGCTTCTTCCAGGCGCTGCACCAGGGCACCCAGACGGTGCCGGCCGATTTCATCGGCGTGCGCCAGGCCGACCACGCGCACGAGCGCAACCACGCCGCGCTGCTCGCCAACCTGCTGGCGCAGACCGAGGCGCTGGCGAACGGGCAGGACAGCGACGATCCTCACCGCCGCTACCCCGGCAACCGCCCGAGCACGCTGCTGCTGCTGGACGCGCTGACGCCGGAATCGCTGGGCATGCTGATCGCGCTGTACGAGCACAGCGTCTACCTGCAATCGGTGCTGTGGGGCATCAACGCCTTCGACCAGTTCGGCGTGGAGCTGGGCAAGCAGGTCGCCAATTCGCTGCTGCCGGCGCTGTACGGCGAGAGCGAGGCCGACGATCCGGTGACGCGGGCGCTGCTGGCGGAGCTGCGGTAA
- the panD gene encoding aspartate 1-decarboxylase yields MQLTLLKGKIHRATVTHAELHYEGSCAIDGRLLDIAGIREYERIDIYDVTSGERYSTYAIRGEEGSGVISVNGAAAHKSRVGDLVIICAYVQCDAAEAEAHKPVCVYVDRENRLTHTNHSMPKQAA; encoded by the coding sequence ATGCAACTGACCCTGCTCAAGGGCAAGATCCATCGCGCCACCGTCACTCACGCCGAGCTGCATTACGAAGGTTCGTGCGCCATCGACGGTCGCCTGCTGGACATCGCCGGCATCCGCGAATACGAGCGGATCGACATCTACGACGTCACCAGCGGCGAGCGCTATTCCACCTACGCGATCCGCGGCGAGGAAGGCAGCGGCGTGATCTCGGTGAACGGCGCCGCCGCGCACAAGTCGCGGGTGGGCGACCTGGTCATCATCTGCGCCTACGTGCAGTGCGACGCCGCCGAGGCGGAAGCGCACAAGCCGGTCTGCGTCTACGTCGACCGCGAGAACCGGTTGACCCACACCAACCACTCGATGCCGAAGCAGGCGGCCTGA
- the panC gene encoding pantoate--beta-alanine ligase, whose translation MIETLTALDALRARVNGWKREGLRVGFVPTMGNLHAGHYSLVTLVRERADRVVSSVFVNPTQFGPSEDFTRYPRTPDADTTGLEAAGCDALWLPEVEAMYPFGVELAAKVQVPGVSSVLEGACRPGHFDGVCTVVTRLFNQVQPDVAAFGRKDFQQLAVIRQMVADLHVPIEILAGEIVREDDGLAMSSRNQYLSPEERAVAPTIHRVLRSMRDAAQVGAARAQVEADADAAMRAAGFVPDYAVVRRPDFSEPADGEGGARVALIAARLGRTRLIDNIEFQLPG comes from the coding sequence ATGATCGAGACCCTCACCGCCCTCGACGCCCTGCGCGCCCGCGTCAACGGCTGGAAGCGCGAGGGCCTGCGCGTCGGCTTCGTGCCGACCATGGGCAACCTGCACGCCGGCCACTATTCGCTGGTGACGCTGGTGCGCGAGCGCGCCGACCGCGTGGTCTCCAGCGTGTTCGTCAATCCCACTCAGTTCGGCCCGAGCGAGGACTTCACCCGCTATCCGCGCACGCCGGACGCCGACACCACTGGGCTGGAAGCCGCCGGCTGCGACGCGCTGTGGCTGCCGGAGGTGGAGGCGATGTATCCGTTCGGCGTGGAGTTGGCGGCGAAGGTGCAGGTGCCGGGCGTCAGCTCGGTGCTGGAGGGCGCGTGCCGCCCCGGCCATTTCGACGGCGTGTGCACCGTGGTGACGCGCCTGTTCAACCAGGTGCAGCCGGACGTGGCCGCGTTCGGCCGCAAGGATTTCCAGCAGCTGGCGGTGATCCGGCAGATGGTGGCCGACCTGCACGTGCCCATCGAGATCCTGGCGGGCGAGATCGTCCGCGAGGACGACGGGCTGGCGATGAGTTCGCGCAACCAGTACCTGTCGCCGGAGGAGCGCGCCGTCGCGCCGACCATCCACCGCGTGCTGCGTTCGATGCGCGATGCCGCGCAGGTCGGCGCGGCGCGCGCGCAGGTCGAAGCCGACGCCGACGCCGCCATGCGCGCGGCCGGGTTCGTGCCCGACTACGCGGTGGTCCGCCGCCCCGATTTCAGCGAACCGGCGGACGGCGAGGGCGGGGCGCGGGTGGCGCTGATCGCCGCGCGCCTGGGCCGCACCCGGTTGATCGACAACATCGAGTTTCAATTGCCCGGATAA
- the panB gene encoding 3-methyl-2-oxobutanoate hydroxymethyltransferase, producing the protein MSVHAEQKSWSVPQLAQARDAGRRLTMLTCYDASFARVLDDAGIDLILIGDSLGMVVQGHDSTLPVRVDDIAYHTAAVARGAKHALKIADFPFGSDATPEQAHAAAVRFIQAGAAMVKLEGAGHKLETIRFLVEREIPVCAHLGLTPQSVLKMGGFKVQGREQSAAERLRADALAVAEAGAALLVLEGVPAPLAAEITAASPIPTIGIGAGPGCDGQVLVLHDLLGIDTGHRKPKFVKDFLAEGGSIAGAVRAYTEAVRAGTFPTSEHSYA; encoded by the coding sequence ATGAGCGTACATGCCGAACAGAAGTCCTGGAGCGTGCCGCAGCTCGCGCAGGCGCGCGACGCGGGCCGCCGGCTGACGATGCTGACCTGCTACGACGCCAGCTTCGCGCGTGTGCTGGACGACGCCGGCATCGACCTGATCCTGATCGGCGATTCGCTGGGCATGGTGGTGCAGGGGCACGATTCGACGCTGCCGGTGCGCGTGGACGACATCGCCTATCACACGGCGGCGGTGGCGCGCGGCGCGAAGCATGCGCTGAAGATCGCCGACTTCCCGTTCGGCAGCGACGCCACGCCGGAGCAGGCGCACGCGGCGGCGGTGCGCTTCATCCAGGCCGGCGCGGCGATGGTCAAGCTGGAAGGCGCGGGCCACAAGCTGGAGACGATCCGCTTCCTGGTCGAGCGCGAGATTCCGGTCTGCGCGCACCTCGGCCTGACCCCGCAATCGGTGCTGAAGATGGGTGGTTTCAAGGTGCAGGGCCGCGAACAATCCGCCGCCGAACGCCTGCGCGCCGACGCCTTGGCGGTGGCCGAGGCAGGCGCGGCGCTGCTGGTGCTGGAAGGCGTGCCGGCCCCGCTGGCGGCGGAGATCACCGCCGCCAGCCCGATTCCCACCATCGGGATCGGCGCCGGCCCCGGTTGCGACGGTCAGGTGCTGGTGCTGCACGACCTGCTCGGCATCGACACCGGCCACCGCAAGCCGAAGTTCGTCAAGGACTTCCTGGCCGAGGGCGGCTCCATCGCCGGCGCGGTGCGCGCCTATACCGAGGCGGTGCGCGCCGGCACCTTCCCGACTTCCGAGCACAGCTACGCATGA
- the folK gene encoding 2-amino-4-hydroxy-6-hydroxymethyldihydropteridine diphosphokinase — translation MTKACIGLGANIGHPQEAVRDAIEALRELPHSRLLAASRLYRTPAWGRVDQPDYVNAAALLETGLAPHALLDHLLEIERKAGRSRGGETASMRWGPRVLDLDLLLYGDRTLNQPGLRVPHPHLHERAFALVPLAEIAADAPFPGHGSVGEALRRIDVEGVEAIGDA, via the coding sequence CTGACCAAGGCCTGCATCGGCCTCGGCGCCAACATCGGTCATCCGCAGGAGGCCGTGCGCGACGCCATCGAGGCGCTGCGTGAACTGCCGCACAGCCGCCTGCTGGCCGCGTCGCGTCTGTACCGCACGCCGGCCTGGGGCCGCGTCGACCAGCCGGATTACGTCAACGCCGCCGCGCTGCTGGAAACCGGCCTGGCCCCGCACGCCCTGCTCGACCACCTGCTGGAGATCGAGCGCAAGGCCGGCCGCAGCCGCGGCGGCGAAACCGCCTCGATGCGCTGGGGCCCGCGCGTGCTCGACCTCGACCTGTTGCTGTACGGCGACCGCACGCTCAACCAGCCCGGCCTGCGCGTGCCGCATCCGCACCTGCACGAGCGCGCGTTCGCGCTGGTGCCGCTGGCCGAGATCGCCGCCGATGCGCCGTTTCCCGGCCACGGCAGCGTGGGCGAGGCGCTGCGCCGCATCGACGTCGAAGGCGTGGAAGCGATCGGCGACGCCTGA